The following proteins are co-located in the Melanotaenia boesemani isolate fMelBoe1 chromosome 5, fMelBoe1.pri, whole genome shotgun sequence genome:
- the LOC121639897 gene encoding uncharacterized protein LOC121639897 yields MKWKMGNYRAKLRGRQLACPELEVNSLKRQRSNESGSKKGIKKPKKAEVNYLPPLPVGDTEATLEKERVDMLEELKKKNNERIISEKMERTFSIRRQEVVKQCPTIQDFRERWPALFSETQIKEEFKRITTVPLERTFLTKLDFYTPKMQEIFSKKGGVAGTKIRPLLDSLNQRHIEARREAIIRALMEFLGESSGELIKDYKDISREAAQEDQAEQVLRICVFHTCEEDGGVSNAEVSIVVEGTEVLHNCGSVSKACLLLMGIIYAMNLSYPPKIKYTFEVFQKLLLELDVIKLSPKILSLRNKLTT; encoded by the exons ATGAAATGGAAAATGGGGAATTACCGTGCAAAATTGAGAGGCCGTCAACTTGCCTGTCCAGAGCTAGAAGTGAACTCGCTGAAAAGACAGAGGTCAAATGAGAGTGGTTCAAAGAAAGGCATCAAAAAGCCCAAGAAAGCAGAAGTAAACTACCTGCCTCCACTGCCAGTTGGGGATACAGAAGCCACTTTAGAGAAGGAGAGGGTAGATATGCTGGAAGAacttaagaagaaaaacaatgagaGGATAATATCAGAGAAAATGGAAAGAACTTTCTCCATCCGAAGACAGGAAGTTGTAAAGCAGTGCCCCACTATTCAAGATTTCAGGGAGAGATGGCCTGCTCTTTTCTCCGAAACTCAG atcaaggaggaATTCAAAAGAATCACAACGGTTCCCTTGGAAAGAACTTTTCTCACGAAGCTGGACTTCTACACTCCAAAAATGCAGGAAATATTCAGCAAAAAAGGCGGAGTAGCTGGGACCAAAATACGACCGCTTCTGGATTCCTTAAACCAG CGACACATTGAAGCAAGACGGGAGGCCATTATCCGCGCCCTGATGGAATTCCTGGGGGAGTCTTCAGGGGAACTCATCAAGGACTACAAG GATATCAGCAGAGAGGCGGCTCAAGAGGACCAGGCTGAGCAAGTCCTGAGGATCTGTGTCTTCCACACATGCGAAGAAGATGGAGGTGTATCCAACGCAGAGGTGTCGATTGTCGTTGAGGGGACTGAGGTACTTCACAACTGTGGAAGTGTTTCCAAGGCCTGTCTTCTGCTGATGGGCATCATTTATGCCATGAACTTGAGTTACCCACCAAAAATTAAGTACACTTTTGAAGTGTTTCAAAAGCTTCTTCTAGAGCTTGATGTCATTAAGCTGTCTCCGAAAATCCTGTCTCTGCGAAACAAACTTACAACTTGA